In Platichthys flesus chromosome 20, fPlaFle2.1, whole genome shotgun sequence, a single genomic region encodes these proteins:
- the LOC133975996 gene encoding L-seryl-tRNA(Sec) kinase isoform X2, whose product MAAGEAGGRAPVCLCVLCGLPAAGKSSLGLTVLSTAAQLGWRATVVPYDDLIPGQAFHPRLEEEEDGAMHTDWKSHRQAVLQCIELFLKTPDMSAELLSGRQINTAAWEQCVRVLRQPEGPVDPSQADRAPLLFLLDDNFYYQSMRYEVFQLARKYSLGFCQVYLHCDVESCISRNQCRPEPVPTEVILEMGKRLEPPNPQKNSWETQSISIDTTDNLSNLDIQRVTDLISSALRNPLSPVEDNTEQKEADRLRCATSVVHQADQACRRLISEAMRTARENQVSSEHMRSLASQLNESKATFLRSLREQLLQDPSFSQEENMDVERVVKSAVDVFDHEKKEILLKIIYDHN is encoded by the exons ATGGCAGCAGGGGAGGCTGGAGGTCGGGCTCCGGTCTGCCTGTGTGTCCTGTGCGGGCTGCCCGCCGCTGGGAAGTCCTCCCTGGGCCTCACGGTCCTCAGCACCGCTGCTCAGCTCGGATGGAGAGCCACCGTGGTGCCGTATGATGACCTGATCCCCGGGCAGGCCTTTCACCCCAgactggaagaggaggaggacggagcgATG CACACTGATTGGAAGTCACACAGACAGGCAGTGCTGCAGTGCATTGAGCTGTTCTTGAAGACGCCTGACATGTCGGCAGAGCTGCTGAGCGGCCGACAGATCAACACTGCTGCCTGGGAGCAATGCGTCCGTGTGCTGCGGCAGCCTGAAGGACCTGTGGACCCCTCTCAGGCCGACCGGGCAccacttctctttctgctgGATGATAACTTCTACTATCAGAGCATGAGATACGAAGTGTTTCAACTTGCAAGAAAGT ACTCACTGGGGTTCTGCCAGGTGTATCTTCACTGTGATGTGGAGTCCTGCATCAGCAGAAACCAGTGCCGGCCTGAACCCGTTCCCACCGAGGTGATTCTGGAGATGGGAAAGCGTCTGGAGCCCCCGAATCCACAGAAGAACTCGTGGGAGACGCAAAGCATTTCGATCGACACCACAGATAATTTGTCTAACCTTGACAT CCAGAGGGTGACAGACTTGATCTCCTCTGCGCTAAGAAACCCGCTGAGCCCGGTAGAGGACAACACTGAACAAAAG GAAGCCGACCGTCTGAGATGTGCCACAAGTGTGGTTCACCAAGCTGACCAGGCCTGTCGACGCCTCATCTCCGAAGCCATGAGGACTGCCAGAG AAAATCAAGTGTCTTCTGAACACATGAGATCTTTGGCCTCGCAGCTGAATGAATCCAAGGCGACATTTCTTCGCAGCCTGcgagagcagctgctgcaggacccgTCTTTCTCTCAGGAGGAGAACATGGATGTGGAGCGTGTGGTGAAAAGTGCAGTGGATGTTTTCGACCATGAGAAAAAGGAAATCTTGTTAAAGATAATATATGACCATAACTAG
- the LOC133975996 gene encoding L-seryl-tRNA(Sec) kinase isoform X1, whose translation MAAGEAGGRAPVCLCVLCGLPAAGKSSLGLTVLSTAAQLGWRATVVPYDDLIPGQAFHPRLEEEEDGAMHTDWKSHRQAVLQCIELFLKTPDMSAELLSGRQINTAAWEQCVRVLRQPEGPVDPSQADRAPLLFLLDDNFYYQSMRYEVFQLARKYSLGFCQVYLHCDVESCISRNQCRPEPVPTEVILEMGKRLEPPNPQKNSWETQSISIDTTDNLSNLDIQRVTDLISSALRNPLSPVEDNTEQKEADRLRCATSVVHQADQACRRLISEAMRTARGQTGENQVSSEHMRSLASQLNESKATFLRSLREQLLQDPSFSQEENMDVERVVKSAVDVFDHEKKEILLKIIYDHN comes from the exons ATGGCAGCAGGGGAGGCTGGAGGTCGGGCTCCGGTCTGCCTGTGTGTCCTGTGCGGGCTGCCCGCCGCTGGGAAGTCCTCCCTGGGCCTCACGGTCCTCAGCACCGCTGCTCAGCTCGGATGGAGAGCCACCGTGGTGCCGTATGATGACCTGATCCCCGGGCAGGCCTTTCACCCCAgactggaagaggaggaggacggagcgATG CACACTGATTGGAAGTCACACAGACAGGCAGTGCTGCAGTGCATTGAGCTGTTCTTGAAGACGCCTGACATGTCGGCAGAGCTGCTGAGCGGCCGACAGATCAACACTGCTGCCTGGGAGCAATGCGTCCGTGTGCTGCGGCAGCCTGAAGGACCTGTGGACCCCTCTCAGGCCGACCGGGCAccacttctctttctgctgGATGATAACTTCTACTATCAGAGCATGAGATACGAAGTGTTTCAACTTGCAAGAAAGT ACTCACTGGGGTTCTGCCAGGTGTATCTTCACTGTGATGTGGAGTCCTGCATCAGCAGAAACCAGTGCCGGCCTGAACCCGTTCCCACCGAGGTGATTCTGGAGATGGGAAAGCGTCTGGAGCCCCCGAATCCACAGAAGAACTCGTGGGAGACGCAAAGCATTTCGATCGACACCACAGATAATTTGTCTAACCTTGACAT CCAGAGGGTGACAGACTTGATCTCCTCTGCGCTAAGAAACCCGCTGAGCCCGGTAGAGGACAACACTGAACAAAAG GAAGCCGACCGTCTGAGATGTGCCACAAGTGTGGTTCACCAAGCTGACCAGGCCTGTCGACGCCTCATCTCCGAAGCCATGAGGACTGCCAGAGGTCAGACAGGAG AAAATCAAGTGTCTTCTGAACACATGAGATCTTTGGCCTCGCAGCTGAATGAATCCAAGGCGACATTTCTTCGCAGCCTGcgagagcagctgctgcaggacccgTCTTTCTCTCAGGAGGAGAACATGGATGTGGAGCGTGTGGTGAAAAGTGCAGTGGATGTTTTCGACCATGAGAAAAAGGAAATCTTGTTAAAGATAATATATGACCATAACTAG